The Oceanicaulis sp. nucleotide sequence AGCCGGGAGGCCTGGCTTCTGGCCTCGCTGGCGCTTCTGATGGCGAGCTGGTGGGCGACCGAAGCCATACCGATCGCGGCGACCGCGCTGGTCCCGCTCGCCGTGTTTCCGTTTCTCGGCATCGTGTCGACGCGGACGGCGGCCGCGCCCTACGCCGATCCGATCGTCATGCTGCTGCTGGGCGGGTTTGTCGTCGCACTGGCGATCGAGCGGTGGAATCTGCATGCGCGCATCGCGCTCAACGTCGTGGCCGCGTTCGGATCACGGCCGGCGGCGATGGTGCTAGGCTTCATGGCCGCGAGCGCGCTTCTGTCGATGTGGATCTCCAACACCGCCACCACGCTGATGATGATCCCGATCGCGCTGAAGGTCGCCGACGCAGTCGCAGAAGAGGGCGTGGACGCGAGACGCTTCGCCCCGGCTCTGGCGCTCGCGGTCGCCTATGCGGCGTCGGTCGGCGGGGTGATGACCCCGGTCGGAACGCCGACGAACCTCATCGCCATGGGCTTTCTGACCCGCGAGTTCGACACGGCTGTGAGCTTTCCCCAGTGGATGATGCTGGGCGTGCCGGCCGCCCTTCTGATCATCCCCGTCATGTGGCTGATCCTGACGCGCTGGGTGTTCAGGATCGAGAACCGGGCGCCCAGCGCGGCCGGCCGCGCCGCCGTGCTCGAACACAGAAAAGCGCTCGGGAGAATGAGCACGCCGGAGCTGCGCGTCGCGCTCGCCTTCGGCACGGTCGCGCTTTTGTGGATGGGCCGGGACCTGCCCGGATTTCTCATCGGGCTGGGCGAGGACGTCAGCTTCGGCTGGAACCCGCTTCTGGCCTGGCTGAGCGGACAGATCAGCCTGCCCGTCACGCCGGCGCTGGGCAACGCCCAGATCGCCATGGCTGGCGCGCTGGCGATGTTCCTGATCCCCGCGGGCGGGGCGCACAAGGGCGAAGCGCTGATGGACTGGCCCACCGTGCAGCGCCTGCCCTGGGCGGTGATCTTATTGTTCGGCGGGGGCCTGTCGCTGGCCGCGGCGATCCAGGCGACGGGGCTGGCTGAATGGATCGGCGGTCATCTCGCCTGGGTGGCGGCCCTGCCCTTGCCGCTGACCGTGCTGATCCTGTGCCTGATCGTGGTCTTCCTGACCGAGCTGACCTCGAACGTGGCTACGGTCTCGGGCTTCCTGCCCGTGCTCGCCGCTGTCGCGGTGGAGGCCGGCGTGCCGCCGGTCTGGCTCGTCGCGCCGATCGCGATTGCAGCGAGTTGCGCCTTCATGCTGCCGGTCGCCACAGCGCCCAACGCCATCGTCTACGCCTCGGGCGCAGCCAGTATGAACCAGATGATCAAGGCGGGCTTCCGCATCAACCTCGCCGCGGCCCCCATCGTGGCGCTGGTCGCAAGCGTGCTCGGCCCGGTGGCGTTTCCGGGTTAGGGGGCTCTGACCTCGACCAGCATCTCGCCTGCATCCAGCGCCTCGATGATCTGGGGCCATGCGGCCGGCCAGTCCTTTGCGAGCCGTTGATGTGTCGTGTTGCCGAGCCGGACCCAGATCACCGGCACGCCGGGACCCGGCGGCTGAGCGAAATCCCCGTCCTTTGTAATGATCGCCGCACGGCGGCGCTGCGCCTCCTCGACGATGTCGCCGTCCGACGCGCGCGCCAGTCCGATTCGGCGCACATGCTCGGCGGGCAGTCCCTGATCGGTGATCCAGATGGCGAGCCAGACCGGCAGGTTCTGGTCGACGAGAAAGTTCATTCCGCCGCGATCACCCGATGATCGACCGCCTTGCTCGCATACGCCAGCGCGGCGCTGATGTCGG carries:
- a CDS encoding DUF5615 family PIN-like protein, which gives rise to MNFLVDQNLPVWLAIWITDQGLPAEHVRRIGLARASDGDIVEEAQRRRAAIITKDGDFAQPPGPGVPVIWVRLGNTTHQRLAKDWPAAWPQIIEALDAGEMLVEVRAP
- a CDS encoding SLC13 family permease, translating into MTDTPSVAPESAGLTKRIGFWTGIVLAAGLQVIPLPEGLSREAWLLASLALLMASWWATEAIPIAATALVPLAVFPFLGIVSTRTAAAPYADPIVMLLLGGFVVALAIERWNLHARIALNVVAAFGSRPAAMVLGFMAASALLSMWISNTATTLMMIPIALKVADAVAEEGVDARRFAPALALAVAYAASVGGVMTPVGTPTNLIAMGFLTREFDTAVSFPQWMMLGVPAALLIIPVMWLILTRWVFRIENRAPSAAGRAAVLEHRKALGRMSTPELRVALAFGTVALLWMGRDLPGFLIGLGEDVSFGWNPLLAWLSGQISLPVTPALGNAQIAMAGALAMFLIPAGGAHKGEALMDWPTVQRLPWAVILLFGGGLSLAAAIQATGLAEWIGGHLAWVAALPLPLTVLILCLIVVFLTELTSNVATVSGFLPVLAAVAVEAGVPPVWLVAPIAIAASCAFMLPVATAPNAIVYASGAASMNQMIKAGFRINLAAAPIVALVASVLGPVAFPG